TGGTGATTGTCTATAAATAAAACCCCAGAACAAAATTAACTCTTTTTCCAAAAAGAATTAAATCGTTTGAGGTGGAAACTgcaaattttttatcaaaaaaacaactttggtCGTTTGTGATGAAAGTAGCAAGTGCCGAGTTTAAGAGCACACCATCCTTTCTTCCAGTGCAAGAGTACTCTCAAACACTCGCATACAAACTTTGTAAAATACAATGCAAAACGTTAACAAGTTATCTTAAACACTTCAatcttccaaaagaaaaaaatatattgaagtTTTGTGTTTTAATGAGATCAacaacatgcaaatgaaaatgttattaaaTATACCATTCTTTTTTGGCACAGGGGTTTCATGTGCTGTCCTTGACTTGCCCGATCTTTgctgtgaaaagaaaacaacgccAGTGCCACAATGTTTACAGTAGTGTTTCAGAGTAAATTAAGGAACTATTGATAGTGGTTCTAGTAGCACGTCAAAGGGGTAGACACAGCAATGAAGCATCAGTAACTGAAAAGGGACACACCATTAAGATATACAGAAAAATAATGTCTGCTCAcccttcctttttgttttccacttGAACTGTGTGGCTCCATACCAGCAGTACTGTCTTCATCTAATTCAGAATCCCTGTCTTCTAAATAAAGAGTAAGGAATGGAACAGCAAAATAAGTTGAGTCTTCAAGTAACAAAGTTGAAGAATAGGTTGACCTCAAAAGACCTAACACTAACAAGCCTCCAAAGAGATAACTCATCTCGTTGTGAAGGAGCATTTGTCCTCTTAACAGCGGTTCCACTATGGATACCTCAATAAGCAAAAGCTGACAGTGTAACTCAATATTGTCAATTTTCTCctaacaaaatacaaattgcaTCAGAAGCCCTTCCTAGTAAGGATTGCCTTATGGTTGCCTGATGAGGAAAATGCTTTAAACCTACCTGCAATGGGATCAATGTCTTTGTCTAAGTCAATATCATCGAGCGATTTCCCAGCCCAGAGCCCGGTTTTTCCTTCATCAACCGTTGTAAGGATCTTTCCAACCTTTGCAAGCTCAATCGTTGATTCATGTAATCGGTAATACTCTCTGTGGACGGAGATGTCATGGCCTAAATGGCGAGCAAGCCAATCAAGTTCATTCTCTTGAAGGTCCAAGATTTGTGACACAGTAGCTACATATTTTCGAAGCCTGGTACTTGTTACCGCTTCAGGTTTTTCCAGCTTCAGCTCATCACTAGTGACAACCTTTCTCATACACTCCCATGCTCTTAAATGACCTAAAGAACCATTTCCAGTTGCTGCAAATAGGTAGGGGTTTTCCTGATTAATGCCAACTTCAGTTCGCTTTTCAACTAAAACATCAATTGCTTCTTTAACCTCCTTTGTTAAAAGCAGTGGCACCTTCCGGCCCCTCTTTCCCTTAATCTCAACCATATCCagcctggaaaaaaaacaacaaaacaaaacaataacttgAAGAAGTTACTATTTGACCGTTGCTAGTGGCCACTAAACCAACTTCGAAGGCATATTGAATTTTTTCAGAAATATCTTGCTTCTGCAACGAAAGGTTTCTTTGCTAGCATGGCGCGACAAAACTTTCAGTAAACATTGTTTCTGGAGAAAATTTTGCTCTCCTCACTATATATAATGATTCTGGTTATCTTTATGTTCATGTGGCATTGCCAACTTTTACAATTACAGTATTGCTTCTTGGGTTAGTATTGAGATAAAGACAACAGTAGGCAATCACTCAAGAAATCAAGTACCCTAACAAAAACAGAATCATATTCTTCTAAGAACTTAAAAGACTTAATACCTCTGAAGTAACTGTTGTTCAATGCCGTTAAGAGAAGCTACAACATCTTGATTTGTGCTTTTGCTCCAGTCAGGACGATTGATGTAAGTCTCCACATGAAGCTTAGCTGTTTCTCCACCTCTACGTTTATTGAAGAGTATCAGTCTGTTAAGAACCATTTCACTTAAGTCTCGCCAGGTTTGCTGGAATGGTCTGTCTGTGCCTTGCAGTTCTGAAGTGAGTGCAATGATCTTAGATGTTATAAACTCCTTTAGCTTCTTAAGATCGTTAGTCACAGGTAAGAGTTCGGGCTGATTATGTTTCCTATCGTTCAGAGTTGTTATGGAGTGATGGCTGATACGGAAATTCCACTCTGCTTCCATGAGTTTTTCAAAGTGCTCAACATCCTCCAGTAGACCTTTGTCTTTCTCTCGCAGAGCTTTCCCACGAACAACACAAACACatttcttcaatgaatgacCAATATGCAATGCCAAGGAAGGTGTTCCAACCTCCTTTTCGCCTCTCTTTACATCGAACTTTGAAATTTGCATGACACACTGAATGAGAACATCAAACTTGTCTGGACGAAGAAACTGTGACAACTGGGCATTTTCATCTTTTACTGCCTCCCTCAATGAAATAAGGAGGCGGGCAAGGTTTCGCATCTTTTGTGAAATGTCATGACATCTTGTCGAGCCAACCTTTTCAACTATCATGGTACCAAGAGCAGAAATCACAGCGTCATTCCTAGCCACAACAGATATATGATCTGATTTCATGGAGGCCACAACATCTTGAAAGAGTGAGCTCTTCCCAGGACATATTGATGGCAAAATTAGCAATTTGCTCTTAGTTTGAAGTTTCTGGTACTTTTTGTCATCATCTATATCATCATCCTTATCAATACGTCTGAAGTTGCAGCCTTTTACATGCCTCCAAAGATCTTTCTTCTTCATAAAGCCAAGACAGTAAGGGCAAGGAAGAAAGTCATCGCGAGAACATTCCTCTCCTTCTCCTGGTCTTCTGAAAACAATAAGCTGTCCACTTTTTGACTCCAACACGCGCAAGTTATGATGGAAATTCCCCTGCAGACGCAACTTTTCTATGGCTTTCTTACGTTCTTTTGAACCAAGTGGATGCGCAAATGCTTCAACTACCTCTGACTTATCTTTGTGATTATGTTCATAATGGCGAGAAATTTTTGCATAAAGCTTTTCACAGAAAAAGCAGGCCTGTCTTTTGTCATAAACTCGAACATTGTCCTCCCGCTTCTTTACACAAGTTATTACCACTGCAAAGTAACCAAATGACATCCAATCTTAGAGACACCTCTAAGCtgattttgaacaataattatcatcataagAATCAATCAATCTGAACAGAAAATTCATAATAAATGAAACCTTCATTTATAGtgcaataatgataaataacatAAGCAATGCTGGAGACTCAACAttgattcaagaaaataattactGTATCTTTGCATTAACTTTGCCTTATCTGTAACTGTCCTCAATGATGAGAAGAGAAACTGAACCATTTTAAGTGAATGAACATTCTTTCATGTGCATACACTGTCCACTTTGATGCCTTGGAGAGCCATCTCCATCACAACTGGACAATTAAGAATGAAAGAATGTCCATAAAACAAAGCTCTCTTTGCTGCGGCTAGACTTGCCTTCATCAGCTGCCTCATTGTGCCGTGATTTTTCCTTGGTCAAGGCGTCAgcacctctctctctctcgctatCAGTCTCTGACTCTGAAAGCACGGGTTTACGTcttggtttcttctttcttgttgcagACACTTCCTCAACCTCTTCACCACTAGTGCTTTCATGGTGTCGTTTCGGATCATCTAAACAAGTTTGAAGCAAGTTGGTAATGCATGTAAAATATTttaccctttttctttttccttcacaTAATTTTTGTATTGGCGGTTTTCACCTAATGTCAccgcagccatgttggtgtcacaaaacaaacaaacagcagccatgttggtgtcccaaaTTAACCCTCCCGGAATTGACCtgaatttttatgcaaatgcgtttctgtttcagtttgaaaaacacggcacctcatcacgtgagtgaaaatgaaggataCCTTCCACCTCCTTGATTTGGTATATTTCCAAatggacaatatttttgtgttctacacatttttgtacatttttgtacacatttttgtatatttccaaatggacaatatttttgtgttctACACATTTTTGTACATAAAAAAAGGCAGTTGTGAGTAAGTACCCTCATCACATAAACTTAgaactgacaaaaattaaagtttcctGGTAGAGccattgaaacattacttaaccctttcactccaaaggGTCCTtctttgatgagtaaaatcaatAAAGTTACTCTTGTGAGTGAAAGGATTAAGGGagattttcaaaactaaaacattaCTATAAGACCCGGGGGAGGGggagactcccatatgaaacagacggggatgctcgtcgtctcgcttaggggtataaattttggattttggtctcgcttagggtgttccgggcaaagctgctaaggtctcgtttagggttctgcgaagaaacacagaattacgcgaagagaaagacaagtcaaattttcttttttctaccttttttttctttttaggagtctcttttaggggtcaaaatttgcttaaggcacgcccagattggtctccttcagaggttacaaaaagcttgagccacacccagatggtctcctttaggggttaaattcaaaatttccgacgagcatccccgtctgttccatattggagtccccaccccccccccccccccgggctataAGAGAGATACATGTATTCCCATTTTGAGtgctttcaagaaagaaattaatttttgcagaGCTTAGCTAGAAATTGTAtaggatttgttttctttcagaaaattgGTCTTGTATTGGCACATTATTGAGTGTCAGCCTTTCATGGCCTTTGTGTGCAATTTAAGACCCACCAACATCTTACACCTTTGCAGattttattcagctctgtccggCACGACTTTGCAATAACAAATTGTGTGGCAAAGTAATAAAATGTATATATCAAAGTTGGTGCCATCTAACATTATGTACAAATAAATGCATTCTCATAATAACATTGCTGTTAGAAGTCTTTGCCGTACTTTCATCCTGATATTGACTAGCCTTACCTTTACTATTTCTGCTTGTTTTAATGGTTAACTTTGTTCTCTGAAATTTGCCCTTACTACTGGGGTCACAAGATACCCTTTCCATTCCACAAATATCAGCATGCCTCTCCCCATAACTGCCACTCTCAGATTCAGAAAATGCAGCTTTTCTGCAAGACTTCTTTCTAGTTACACTGAATTCCTCTGACTCTTCACTGGCAGTACTGTCATGGCATCGTTTCCAAGTATAACCTGCAATTAAAAGATTTCACTTCAGTTAATAAAGCAGTGTAATGTCTTGAGGCCTGTTGAGGCCTCACTGAAATAGTTACTGCAATGATGAAGTCTTCatttaactaattaaaatttttttgaacCCTACCTAAAAGATATTAGTGTTACATTCATGCACACTGCATAATTATGTTGTGGTTATAACCCAGCAGCTGAACCACGCTAGGAGTGTGCATGGTACATGTTAGTGGCGATTTGTGATTGCAAGAAAATTTTACCCTCTTTTGGTAGATTAATATTTGACTCTAGTGCCCAATGCCCTTTGCAAGACCATGTCACATGACCTTGTCAATCATAAAAAGTGGTCGAGGTACAAAGtagatgccagaaatggaatGAGCATGATGAAGTTAGTATGCCTGCAAATTCTAAGGCCACTAACACTTTGGTGagagattttctgtgattttaaTGCTTAAACATTTTACTGAGATTCATATggaaaacagctgaaaaaacCGCTCTGAAATCTCACGCTTAAACATCAGTGGCCTCAAAATTGGCAGTCTTACTAATCTTATCAGTCTTTTCATTTCTGGCATCTCTTTTGTACCACAACCACTTTTTAATGCATTGACAAGTTCACGTGGCCTAGTCAGGATTAGGGCCCATAATTTCAACTGTAGCATGGCTGAGGATCAGCTTTGCTGGGTTTCtaattataaattttactgatttTATCCATTTGAgactattaatttatttattttaggttTGCTGTCAACAATTGAGAGATAAATAGCAAGTATGGGTCCAACTTGACTTTTTTCATACaggctataataataataataactatttccCATGCAAACTATTACATGTATCTTACACCTAGAACACCTGTGGGGGATGGTACAATCAAGCCACATTCACAAACCATGAGGTAATGTACATGTACAGTGGTAGTAAACAAAGCAAGAATCTTTTAGACAAATTCATCATGCTCTGGCCTGAAAGTCTTGAAGTTAAGCtgtgccactttacagatttttgtTATCCAGGATTAGTTGCTTTTACCCCGTGTATCCAGCTCTATATCATTTTCTTCTGAGCTACATGTATCTCGCACAAACTCAGAGTCACTTGGTACTGGTACTTTCTGCAAAACAATAACCAAGCCACATTTGTGTTTTGCTTCCTGACTGGAATTCCAGAATTTTTCCCAACTTATTTTACCACAAAGCATTGTCTTACAACTGCAAAGAAGCTTCAATTTTCTGCTTCCCAAACATATTCATGTTGTTAATAGTCTTCCATGCATGGAAATTGTTCAGTTAATTTTTCCTCCTTAGAGATACTTATGACTATCACTATCACCATCAACAACATCACTATCATCTCCATAAGTGATAAAGAGAAAACTAAAtgcctcattttcatttccaggaCCACCAGGCAACATAAGAGGAAAAATCAACAAACAGCCTTCCAATTCGTTTTCCAAAAACTAAAGTTTCAAATTCCCAGGATGTCACTAAACGCC
This window of the Acropora muricata isolate sample 2 chromosome 14, ASM3666990v1, whole genome shotgun sequence genome carries:
- the LOC136898962 gene encoding uncharacterized protein, encoding MSEGCEVVPCAEKGSWEGLGIPLGSLCGPQTEKVPVPSDSEFVRDTCSSEENDIELDTRGYTWKRCHDSTASEESEEFSVTRKKSCRKAAFSESESGSYGERHADICGMERVSCDPSSKGKFQRTKLTIKTSRNSKDDPKRHHESTSGEEVEEVSATRKKKPRRKPVLSESETDSERERGADALTKEKSRHNEAADEVVITCVKKREDNVRVYDKRQACFFCEKLYAKISRHYEHNHKDKSEVVEAFAHPLGSKERKKAIEKLRLQGNFHHNLRVLESKSGQLIVFRRPGEGEECSRDDFLPCPYCLGFMKKKDLWRHVKGCNFRRIDKDDDIDDDKKYQKLQTKSKLLILPSICPGKSSLFQDVVASMKSDHISVVARNDAVISALGTMIVEKVGSTRCHDISQKMRNLARLLISLREAVKDENAQLSQFLRPDKFDVLIQCVMQISKFDVKRGEKEVGTPSLALHIGHSLKKCVCVVRGKALREKDKGLLEDVEHFEKLMEAEWNFRISHHSITTLNDRKHNQPELLPVTNDLKKLKEFITSKIIALTSELQGTDRPFQQTWRDLSEMVLNRLILFNKRRGGETAKLHVETYINRPDWSKSTNQDVVASLNGIEQQLLQRLDMVEIKGKRGRKVPLLLTKEVKEAIDVLVEKRTEVGINQENPYLFAATGNGSLGHLRAWECMRKVVTSDELKLEKPEAVTSTRLRKYVATVSQILDLQENELDWLARHLGHDISVHREYYRLHESTIELAKVGKILTTVDEGKTGLWAGKSLDDIDLDKDIDPIAEDRDSELDEDSTAGMEPHSSSGKQKGRQRSGKSRTAHETPVPKKNAMTEQSQQATQATGKENVGPVGARKKRKPHSIWTKEEKEEVLKHLGDFIKNKILPGKTECVKCIEQSNGVLANRQWSVVKDCVRNIISRAKTLQGQNC